The Diabrotica virgifera virgifera chromosome 4, PGI_DIABVI_V3a genome segment ccataagaataccacatgtccattttcaataaaaaatctctaatagttttcgatatattagaaaaaatcgactttcattttgtaactttaaagggatgtaactttttttatgtgcacatttgtactaagataagttaggttcaattgaactatttttgatcccagaatatgtgattaaatttatgacctgtatttttgttacaccctgtatataatactTTTCCTAGATTACACAAACATTTCATCAATCTTAAAGATatagtataatatacagggtgtaacaaaaatacaggtcataaatttaatcacatattctgggaccaaaaataattcgattgaacctaacttaccttagtacaaatgtgcacataaaaaaagttacggccctttgaagttactaaatgaaaattgattttttccaatatatcgaaaactattagagattttttattgaaaatggacatgtggcattcttatggcagtagcatcttaagaaaaaattatagtgaaatttggacaccccaaaaaaattttatgggggttttgttcctttaaacccccccaaacttttctgtatattccaatttaattattattgtagtaccattagttaaacacactgtttttaagacttttttgcctcttagtactttttcgaaaagtcagtttttatcgagattttcgaatatttgtcaaatccactacatatttgtatatggttaagtatgattatggagactgtaataatatgaaaatttatttatgatttacattttagggatactttgaaccatattaaaaaagaagccacatcttgataaaaggtgccttttcgagaaaatacaaagaggcaaaaaagttttaaaaacactgtgtttaactaatggtaccacaataatattttaattggaaagtacacaaacatttggggggtttaaaagaacaaaacccccataaaatttttatgtaaacatattgaaaaataagcctcaactcgataaaaactgccttatcaaaaacatactaagaggcaaaaaagtttttataatattgaatttaactaatggtaccacaataataatttaattgagacatacacaaaagtttggggggtctaagggaacaaaatccccataaaatttttatggggtgcacaaatttcactataatttttctttaagatgttcctgccataagaatgccacatgtccattttcaataaaaaatctccaatagttttagatatattcaaaaaaatccattttcattttgtaacttcaaagggctgtaacttttttatgtggatatttgtactaaggtaagttaggttcattcaaactatttttggtcccagaatatgtgatttaatttatgacctgtatttttgttacaccctgtatatcacacCCCGACTTCAATAGTGCCAGAACCctaaaaaaaaaaacggaaagTCTGTTTTTTGGCACAATACGTTCCTCTAGGCTTTGGCTTCATTGTGAAATAATGTCTTATAATTTAGTTATCTTAGAATCTGCATAGTGTGCCTATGTTGTTATTACCAATTCCAGTTTTGCCTTTCTCAGCATTAGCAAGAGCACCACAAGGCAGTTCGCATTACAGTGTGGTCGAGAGTGGATGTGTGATAAGTACCacccatttttaaatattgctCTAAGATGTGATAATGCATTTGTTAGCCAAGAAAAATtacttaagaggatgggtacatATTTtaggctgcaatgctattcaaatggggattcatttttttcgaatcctgagaaaactattaaatatttttgaaaaatttaaacgcagaatgaaaggttatgttattagcgagggccgaaagtccctgagaacttctataatgtttattttaagttacaggggtgaaaaactaagagaaaatttaacgtgatttttaatttcaaatatctcattcaaaataaactttttatttattctcttCCTCTATTTATTTCTCTTCCTCGAAATCTTcctctaagggactttcggccctcagtaataatttagtctttcattctgcgttcaaatttttcaaaaatatttattggtttttttcaggatttgaaaaaaatgaacacaatgtccgtggtaatattttccaaatctatcttcgtcttacaacgcactcagtcgaatagaatattgtcagtcagacattgacaatcagtgacaattttaattatttcacatggcatcaggaatattttgagttgttgattaaataatattgatatattatatagtgtatttgataaataattgatttaagatgtgaacttaataacaagttatttattgtgtattatttgtggaagatccaagcagagaaaacatcaggataatatattctgtgatccaagtattttgttgttagatgttcaaaattgtaagcgctccatagtaacaatatattattaagaaatcactttaacacttttcctcttttctcgattgagtattagtttttgttgtacatataaattattacaatcactgaatacatagttagtgaaaaaattatcacatttattaattgaattaataatttgcaattatacaaataacagttttATCTAAGAGCATTCAAAAGctatctctttaagttaatgatgacattttcaagtagaatgacattctagtaatgtttacatatccataccagtgtgaattttactacacgtaatttgctgtGTAAAGACAGTAAAAGTAgtgatagccgtaaaatatttgcgaattatgtaccaaTGGACTtaagtaaaacctgtgttaatgCCATAACCTGCGATAAGGCAGGCTGATACACCCTTATCCTCGAATTTTGAATATAGGAGCCTTAACAATAGCAACTTATCATATTTTAAGGGTGAATTTCAGGGTAAAGCAATGTCAATAACCAAAAAGAAATACTAGCATTAGATAGCTACACACATAATCAACATGAGTGAAGAATTTGGTTAACTTTGATAAGgaagttaaaaaaaatgaagacttcacatacaattttttttttgctttcctGAACTGTTGCTATTTCAGAGTAATGGCAATAATGAAGTCACTATATCGTcagcttactgccaaaaccaaccaacTCCATTTTAAAAGTTTTGGGAAATCTtccttttaaactttaatttgaaattgaaaataaactcatttaaaaaaattatttaataactgaaaaatatttttgtcctatttttcaattattaaatcattatttaaatttagacgatttttcatttcaaattaaagtttaaaaggtagatttctcaaaacttttaaaaatggagttggttggttttggcagtaagccgacgatattaTCTACAGTCCATTACTTAGAAGTTTCAAATTACAAACCTAATAATTCAAGAACAGGATTTGTTGCAATCGCTCCATGTGATAACCAATATCGAATTCTTTCGAAGTTTAAGGATGTTAATTTTTCATTGTGTTCATTTGGGAAAGGATCATGAGTTCCAAGTTGTTCTATTGAAGGGTCGTGCTGATCTGATCTAGCCTGGAAAACAGAGGAAGTAAGTAAGTGTTAGTTAAAAAAGAGCTGAATCTCTTACATCTGCAACTACTATGTGGAAAAAGGGTCTATTAGTACAACCTTTCCTAACAAATCTAATAATCTTTGTAGGTACTGGAAATGGCATTCCCGCTTTACTCATTGAAACACtcagttttttaatattgtgtgccatttttatttaaaaccaatctttttatgtatttattataTAGAATCAATTTTCAAATACAGTTtgaaatttatcaaaaaataactTTTAGGTTATAGTTGTTGTGTCAAAATAACCTCATACTCATACTTCTTCTTTCTCTAATACGGTATTATGGACCTTGGCTAGCATAATCGGAACCACTGCGCGAAAGCATTtgagaaaatttgaaaataaaatctaCGCGTATGAATTTTTTACCGCTATTTTGAATTTGAGTGTTTTGTTTTGACTCCTTTCTATGGTTCTGACCCAACGCGGCAATTTGGAatcaaaattaaaacttttttattttataatattccaTGAATGTGAACAGTACATACTTCACACCGGTTTTAATTTATGACAAATAGTTGAAAACCTGTTGAAAACACTTCAgtctatttaaatttttatgacattttaatAGTTGCCTATTCCGTCAAAATTCTCGgtaaaaaaatagtatatttttaACTGATTGCTAATAGAATAAATAGCACACCGATTATCGATGCAGTATATGTTATCTGAAATGATTTACAACCTTACATAAATTTATTTTAGAAGACACTGAGGACAGTTTCATACATCTCTGTGGTTAGGAATAACGTAAAATACCGAAatttgtgttaaatatgttaagaaacattgtttttaaaagtgtGCGCCTTTCGGGGCGAAATTTTTCGACTTCGTCTACATTTAGAGACAAATATAGGTAATGTAACATATTTTGtagtattaaaataaattaatactaatttaaaagtgCACAAAACCTTTTTCTTTAAATGTGGGTATTGTGAAACTATAGTTGAGAAACCAAGACAATAATATTGTCTTGATTTTTTAGGATTATAATTGTTTTTCTAGATCAGTCCcctttgtatatttttaatttgatgatATTGTGATATTAAATATTATCTTCTTCATGTGCCCATGGGCGCCCATATTAAAATTTTGAGGGGGGGGGGCAGACTTGAAGattttgcacattacattttgtacactatggataacaatatatagtttaaaacacccgaaaagctagggggggccatgggtatgggcgcctatgcATGTGCCATATATCcatgttggcgatcaccattgcga includes the following:
- the LOC114327399 gene encoding probable 28S ribosomal protein S16, mitochondrial, which produces MAHNIKKLSVSMSKAGMPFPVPTKIIRFVRKGCTNRPFFHIVVADARSDQHDPSIEQLGTHDPFPNEHNEKLTSLNFERIRYWLSHGAIATNPVLELLGLAGFYPIHPRSYMTAWRNREKAKQASEAAEQTKEEKS